ACTCGCCAGAGTAAAGGGGTGGCATTTGTTCTCTTCCTGGACAGAGAATCAGCTCATAACTGTGCAAGagcaataaacaacaaacaggtgAGTATTTCACATCAAGGCCAttagttttcatttgtgtgtcaCTGAGCATAAGCTTGCAGCCTCCTAGTCAGTGATGGTTCTTTAATGGATAGCCACTTGTCAGAGTTACAAATATGTTTGTCTCCCAGCTGTTTGGCAGAACGGTGAAAGCAAGCATTGCAGTCGACAATGGAAGAGCAGCTGAGTTTATCAGGAGGCGGAACTACACAGACAAGTCTAGGTGTTATGAATGTGGGGTCAGTGAAAATTAAGTGGATTTTCTTTTGTCCCATGAGATCAACTTTTATTGAATTATAAGTAtaatctgttttctctttattctgAATGGGTGAATATTTTGATGTATAGAAAATTATTCCAGAAAGTTGTCTGATGTCGGaatgtcattttatttctgtttttgaatgAAAATCGCAGGATACAGGTCATCTGAGCTATGCATGCCCCAAAAACATGCTGGGAGAGAGGGAACCTccgaagaagaaagaaaagaaaaagaagaaaaaggctCAGCAACCTGAGCACATGTAAGTAATTATAGATGATTTTGTGAGATATTGTATAAtataattctgtttttgtaattCCTAAATCTTTTCCCTTatagtgaagaagaagaagaagaagaaagtgaagaagagggagaggaccCTGCCTTAGATAGTCTGAGCCAAGCCATAGCTTTTCAAGTAAGTGTGCAGATatactgttaaaaaaacagTGTAGACATATGATTCTCTGAATTAGAAGTTtatactgttttgtgtgtgtttgttacttAAAAACCACTTGTAACATTTCTACTTAAGTTAATCATgttgcctcaaaaaaaaaaaaaaaaaactgcatgtgtACCACCAAAATTTTCCGATTTGACTTTTACTGGCATCATgattcttctttcttttgtgcCCCCAGCAAGCCCGTattgaggaagaagaggagaaacagaagaagcagGCCCTTTTGTCTCAAGAAGATGATGCATGCGCTTCGACATCTTCAAATTCTAAGAAACCAAGGATCAAAAAAAGTGCATACTTTAGTGATGAGGAGGAGCTCAGTgactaatgataataatacacATTTTGGACTTAACCACCAAATTGTTTGGTAAATATGGATTTAGTTTTGTAAGGTTTGTGTTACAATGAGGGTGTTAAAaacatgatttcatttttttcttcatgtagCTACAGGAGGCGAGACATTTTATGTTTCTCGAAATACTGTGTAATTGTTATTGGGTTTGACTGATAattgtatcttttttttaattattttttttttaatattgacAAACCAAATGTTCGTTATTCCAACATTAACTGCAACATCCAATAAAGAGTGATACTTTTAGTTTGTCGAAGTAAATGATGACAGGGTAGTTAAAAGacagctgctgtttaaaaaaatgtatttgtcaatCTCTGATCAGTGGTGAGAAATGTATGTCAGGTGAGCATATGGTTGTGTTTTGAATAACCAGCGGCCAAAAATAATTATCAAAACTGGAATAAGCACTTCTAAACCACATGAAATCTATTTAAAATTCTTAATATTGCAACAGCTAAATTGCTGCAATTTAGGTTTCTCTGCGGGAAAATAATGGATGAAGGTAATGGAGATCTACGGTTCTCCTTGATATGAACAGGCTGGGGAACTTCTGCCTGCTTCAGCCTATTCGCTCGGGATTGTGGTCTTTGGAGCTCCCTTGCGTCAGCACGCAAACAAAGGGAGGGATTCCCCGATGTTTTACGCGTCTGTGGGTTAAACTGCTGCGGCATGTCTGCAGTCTGAGAGGGAAATGCGAAGATGGAGGGTTAGGAAAATGCAGGGAGCGGATATGAGTGGGACCATGTTAACACATCGCTGTCGACGCAATATTAGAGTTTTTGTTGCATTTGGGTGCCGTTGGAAATGAATGAACTTTATAGCTCTTGACAAGGAGAAAGATAAATACTAAATACTAGATGCGACTACTAGTAGTAGTATTTATTAATTGTTCATGTAGAAATTATATGCAATTAAACCAATCCTTAATGTAGGATGTGTTTTGTGCACTACACACTCTGTTTTGCAATCCaatcttttcagtttttcaacagTTTTGTATGTGAACGGATTTGTATTTGTCCCCAAAGTGAACCAATCAAATGACAAGGATTAACTCAAATACTGTACGAGAGGGTGATTTTTCCCAGTATTTTTTCCGTTTTAATGTGTACAAATGTGAAATCGGCGACAAACATGCCTGCGTACCACTGTATATTATATTTAGGCTAATAACAGTGTGTTACTGGACCAAGTTTGTCATAATAACCAATTAATATAATTATCACCTTCAATGAACAGACGTACGAGCTTACAGCGGGTACGTGAATGCGCCATAGATTCATCAAGAGGTATGTCAGCCTCGGGAAGTCACACAGCCTCTGATTGGCCCAGGAAAATCACGTGACCATTTCCCAAGCGGAGTTTCCACGACAGCTGGAAGCCGAGCGGCACAGGCGCATCGCTTCTTTTGCTAAAATTGGTGGAAATAACAAGACTTCTGCTCGTCTCAGCACCTCCACATAAACCCTGGTCTGGCATGGGCGACAAGAGGAGTCCCACAAGGTAAACGACCGAGGCGCTGGGTCCTAGATGTTCAAGCTAGGAGAGGGGAGCGGACATCGGCGAGCGCACGGAAAAAAAATGGGTTTTCTACAtggtctccctctctcgctctctctctctcgcgctgaatgtgtgtgtgtgtgtgcgcgtgtgtgcgagGTGGGCGCGCGCGGGTGTTAAAACCTCATCGCCAATTACAGTGTCGGATCACAGCGCGCTCGCAGATGATTTCCTAAATCCTATAGGCTTACCCAGATGTTTGCTATCGATAGCCTTCGTGGATGCGAGCTGAACTCTCCCCTCGTGTCTCCTATCgccccctctccttctctctcctacCATTCtccatatatatttttttgatttttcttttttacatttattgttttatagGCCGAAGCGTCAACCGAAGCCCTCCTCCGACGAGGGGTTTTGGGACTGCAGCGTGTGCACGTACAAGAACACGGCCGAGGCTTTTAAGTGCATGATGTGTGATGTGAGGAAGGGGACATCAACAAGGTAAGGCGATGGATCTACGTTACCTTTGGTGCCTTTTGCATTAGCtggtgagtgtgcgtgtgtgtgtgtgtgtgtgtgtgtgtgtgtgtgtgtgtgttgggggggggggggggggtccttgGGGACTGAGGGACTGCCCCCCTCCCCGGAAAATGAGGACCAGTTAGATCCCCTACCtctaaacattttttgtaaTTGTGTATTTGTCAGATATTTAATCCTTTCCACCGTTGTACTTCCTCTATACAGTTCAGACAGTAAACATAAACACGGTGGTTCCTTTCCTGTAGTTTTCTGGGGATAATAGAATttattctctctcactctatTCTCTTCTTAGTGTCTTCCTCGAACTCCACAcgtttattttttggttttgtcttttcacatcTCCTCTAAGCAGCGCATTAGTCTCTATGTTCTATCTCGGGTGCTGACACTGACCTCAGTGAAATGAGGGACAGGCATGGCGCTCTCTTTAAGCACACACATCAATCTTGTTGCCCCGGAGATATTTGTAACAGACTGGGGGGCGGGTACACAGGTACTCAAGCATACAAATACATAGCATAtaggttcacacacacactgtgccctTTGTGCCTGTGGATGATATTTCTCCTGACATCAGTGATTTTGAAGCAGGAAATGACTTATTCCTGAGTGGCAGTCATTATGAGGACGAAAACACTACGAAAAGGGTGAAGGAGAGGAAGTCTAGCTGTTTGCTCAGGCTACAAGAAACAGTGTGTTGTTACATGATCTCCCTCTTTAATGCATCACTAATTATCCTCTTCCGCATTAGCACAACTTTCCCAGTGATTTAACTACAGcagaatgaacaacaacaacaacacgtcAGTGCAGTTGTCAGTTCTGAGGCCTTTTCAGAATtgtggtttttcttttgctggtGCATGCAATTAGACAATATATgcctgtgtggttttttttttttcctgtgtgcacacttgtgtatgtgtgtgtgtgtgggagggctAGTTGTGGAAAGAGGTTGTGAGAGCAGCTGCCAGACAGACAGCCGTAGCTCATTACTATGCAACAGCTTAATCAGCCTGCTGtcatcagagacacacacacacaaacagatgtacAGATGCACTCAACATGCAAATTTTACACATGACTGCATACATATTCCCGCACAAATGCATGTTCCTGACGCGCACACTCTTAAACGTACACTCAAGCACAGTTGCTGCTCATACAAACAAAGAGGTTGAGCAGCAGACATGCTGTTGTCATAGGGTCCAGCTTATTGCAGTTGAGCGTTGATTGTTGAGGACACTTCAGTGACTCTGATGTGCTTCTGTAACAAACAGGCAGCCTGCAGCTTTGCCAAGAACCTGCCTGAGTCTTCACCCAAAGCTTTGACACTCTGTCATCCCCATCTGGGCattttttttggggtggggggggagtGGCAAGGACACAAGGGCCCAGAATTCCTCGCTCCCATCATGACACCCAGCGACAAATTTAGAAAACGTCTGTGAGAAGGTCTTATCTAATGTTAATAACCCCCTGTCTTCCGAACTGCAGTGCTGCAGAAGTGTTGTAGTAGTGGTGTTGTCATGCTCTTGCACAAgaccacacagaaacactcaaactcaGGCTAATACTGCAGCAAAATGGCCACACAGGTGGTCGCAGCTGTTAACGACCGAACACAACAGACAAGTGGGTTTCTCAGCGAGCAAACCAAAGGTGCTAAAGGGCAAACAACATGCAGAATATAAATGCAGGACACGGCAAATTCCCTGGCTGGTTACTAAACAAGCATGACTGAGCTATTACTGTGAAGTAATGAATTCATGCTTGGCACAGGAAGGCATGGAGTGTCCCTTGGTTAAAGGAAGTGTCCCATAGCCTGAAGGTCACAGGTTTGACGGCCAGGGTTCACGGTGGGTTCTGTGGAATCACTTATCACAGGTCCAGAGCACTAATTTAACGCATGAAATGTCACTTTTCTTGAAAGGATCTGTGTCTTTTCAGCAAGTGCTACAGGTGATGAATGCTAAAAAAGGGAACATTTTAGGACAGAGTAGAGAAATATTTTAGGAGAAAGAGTTTGCGTGTAGATAGCCGACAGGAGATGAAGATGAATGTTTTATGAAGTTGAGGCTTGGCAGATCTTGCCGCCTAGATCTGTCTGATGTGGAGAGATGATCTACTGCAGGGGCCCAAAGCCGGCGGGCTGATTGAGAGCACGCGGTTGAGGCTGGGAGTTTGACTGAAGACAGGGATACATCAGCAGGATTGGACTCGCTTATCAGCGGAGGTGGAGTGAaatggaagagagagacagactgacgaAGGGGGAACTCTGGCCGACGAGGAAGTCAAATTTTGTGGAGCAAGGCATAAAACAGCAATGAGTGTTTAAATATTCTCTCTACATTTCGTCATTTGCGCAGATTAATATGGAAAAACGTGTTGCTGTTCTACAGCAAACTGCTAGCTTAGACTATTTAATTAAAGTTGTCTTAGAGGAGCTTTGGGATCACAACACAGCCTCATTACCTTAAGACTTTCCTGAGGAAAAGTGGACATTTTATCTTCCTGTGACTCCTTGGCCTCAGTCCCAGCCTTTGAAAACTAGCGTGATAGATGAAAGTCACAGTACAGTGGTGTAGTACTTAAAAGAGGCTGTTTGATAAGTGCAAGGTCACAGGTTTGATTCCTCCATCAGCTGAAATACCCCTGCAGAGCATCCTTGAGCAAGACGCCAAAGGCCTTCCAGTATACCCATTAAAATTTGTCCTGGATCATCCCAGTGTTTCAAAAATAAGATGAAGGGTGAGACATGTTTCAGAGTTAATGCCTCTGTCTGATGTCTggaataaaagctgaaaatgtcaaGTGAAGTGTTGCTAACAGACAGCTGTTAAACCCAAACCTAAACACCGTCCTTAGGCAAATACTGCTGGGTGTAATagagcagtgtgtgcatgtgtgtgtgtgaccttctCTGGTGTCTCGCCTCCACTATCGGCATCTGTTCACTGAGCTGAGCTCTGACAAGTCGGTCCCACCAGGGAAACActcagtgtgtgcatgctctgCATTCAAGAGCTTGTTTGGCAGCATTATATTTCTACAGGTCAGGACAGTGAGCCTGATCATGTTCCTATTAGTTCTCCTGCTTGTTATGCGTTCGCTCTCTCCCTACCTTTATCTGTCTCAGCTATCtttatgtcctctcctctccctctctccaggAGTTGAACTTAACCTCGGGCGTCTCTCGGTGACAGATTGACTGATGTGCAGGTTTCATCGGCTCCTCCTAAACAAGCATAAGCCTTTCTGGCTGGCTAAGAACCTGTCAGCGTTTGGCTGTTTAGATGTTGTTTTATCATCCTCTGCACAAGCTTGGCCCCACAGTTCAtttgcagtgcacacacactccaaattGAACTGTAACTGTGCATTTGGCTCAATTGCACTTAGTTTGCTCGCTATAAAAATGCAGCTTTCAATACGATGCAGTTTGAATTATCTGGTGCAGGAATCCAGAAGCATTACCAAAAGGAGACGatgatcaaacaaaacaagaaaagtgaAATAACAAGGAGtacagtgggggaaaaaaagttctGTTGCAGATATTGACGATAAAATGGTTGCCATTTCAAAGCGTTTGCATGAAGCCAGCAAGTGATTGGTTTCAGCAGATATCCATTATAAATATGAGATAATGATCAGCCTGCTGGAGCTGTCTGATTATGTGAGATGGAGAATTGGGAGCCATGGTAGAGAGCTGATTCTAAAATACATGGTTAGATTCACTTCAAATGCAAAAAGGACAAGATTAATTATCTCTTTTTCCCCCTGTTCTCTCAAAATAGCTGCATcggtaaaaaataaatgcatctgCTGTGGAACAGAAACATACAATATAAGGCTGTATATGTAAATCCTGCCTGGAGGAAAAATGTATCATTGATATTCATAGTGTAAAGCATGAATTAGCTGTATTTTCATATTATTCCACTGCCTGAGTACACATTCATACGTACAAGACATGAATACGAGAATGAAGACGTTCCTTTGGTAATAAAATCAGTCCATCTATCCTTACACCTCTATCAGGCGTATTACTGGCTTCTTAGTAAGGATTGCTCTCCTCCACTCATTGCGCAGCCTTTTACAGACACAACCGAAACATACCCCCGTTAGCTGCTGTGTTAATGCTGGTGTTAATTTCCCTCTGTGATTACACAGAACATGTTACTAGCAGAGAGCAACACATTTAACTCTCACCTCAGAGTCAATGTGTTTTCATTCCCATTTAAGCtgcaataatgaaaatgatgggtttgtttttattgttctgGAACAGCTCTGGTGCTTAACATTGAGTCATGTCTCCTTGGGAAAATATTACGAAACACAGCCAGGTATTTTCAGCCCTTCGCGGTTGTGCGCGTTCTTTGATTTTGAAATAGCACCTGGGTCATGAGTGATTATGTCAAATGGGGATCATAAGAGCAGGCAACAGCAGATACTGACAAACAGGTTTTGTGAGCTGGATCGAatctgcagcagagaaaaaactgactgactgacaaactGCATCCATAAGCAGGAATGGTGCATGTAAAACAAGCCAGTCAGTGTTTTATAATCCCATCTAAATTATTACATCCTCTAATAAGTCACACAGTGTGCTCAGTAGTGTGGGTTACTGGTGTTAGCTCCCACACAGCATACAAACACTGAGTGTCCACCAGGGACAATGAAGCTGGCTGTTATCACGTCACTGTGGCTCAAGATTATGGCTACATGATAAGGCTGTAATTactacagtgacactgatgcaTGACATACTGCTCTGGGTGAGTATGTGTGTACGGGCGGGCATTTGTGTGAGAGGAGAATGTGGTGGAGTGTGGCTAGCGGGCCGTAGAAGGTGTCATAAACCACAGGACGTGGAGagccatctgtctctctctctcttacacacacacacactgtggtagCATGTACAGGCAGGGAGAAACATTAATCATCGGGTTGGAGGAACTCCCAGGAGCAGCCTACAAGCTGCTGATAGaaaacctgacacacacaggcacacctACACCTGAATTGAGGGTGTTCATCGGGGCATAAAATAAGCTATTTCACAATGATCTTACAATCATCACAGAACAGTGAGATGAAATTTGTTTATAGCAGCACACACTCCAGTGCTTATTTGCAGTCCATCAGCTGTCCTGTGGGCTGTTTGCTCGTCACACAATGTACTCGACAAATGTTAGCGAGCAGTTCAAACATCTGCAGAATCCTGTGCCGCTGCCTTTTGGATGTAACACATGACTTGTTAGACATTTTAAATAGCAAATGCCTGGAATAATGGGCCAGAGCTGCCGTGTCAGGACTAGAGGTACTTTTGAGCTTTAAATATctttaatatgtttaaaaataaaaagacatagTCCATAACTATTAAGGCTTCCCCTAAAGACTGCCCCGACTGTCAAAGCATGACACTTGATTTTTAGTACTAATACTGAACCTACATCAGTGCACCTCATTTATAGACCTTAATGTCCTTGTACAGACATCATTTCACCTCCCGAGGAAGCCTCTGCAGTGGAGACTGGATTTATTATGGCACCAGTGTTCAGTTTTATTAGGGCCTGTCCAGCCAGAAATATAATAAAACTGGATAAAAAAGTTGGCAGGTGTTTTTTGTCAATTGTACTGGGGTCAGATTTGATGTAGCAGGagtttattgttgtttattgtttattataaaTTCAGTTATTTCCTTATTtgtctattttttaaaaaaatcactcgCAACCACACCGTCTGTTTTAATTGCTGAGTCACATCAAGCAGTGGTGCTGTCCTGTTTGTCCACTGTGGCAGAAACATAACAGTGTCATAATTTGACCGCCAACTGAATCTGTCACGTAGAAACATTTAACTTTCCAGCTGTGACCCGATACGGACCAGAGGAGTTATTTTCTAGTAGTGCTGGCTCATTGAacgctttatttatttttttccccctctgttttCAAGCACAGGCCAGAGAtgggagactctgaggtcagtggGTGCAtcagaaggagggagaagagagccAAAGGGTAGAGGAGTGAGATAGCGATAgattacgtgtgtgtgtgtgagtgcatgtgtgtgtgtgcgacatATTTGGGAGGGGGTCAGCCAGAGTTCCCCTGTGCATGAAGCAGTGAAGGATCATTTGTACTTTCCAGCCTTTCCAGCTTTGCAAGACAAGACGAGTTTGTCTTAAGCTTAAGGTTTAAAGCAAATGTTGTAAAAGACTGTGAGAGGGAGAGGTTGAGAGTGAGAATTAtgcttattttgtgttttgcacttATGTTTTGGAGATTTATAAATGTACTTATTGAGAAGAAGACCAGTAGAAGGAGGAATTGATGGCAGCAAACATGCTGGAATAGTCTCTCACTCATCCTCATGTTTTCCTGATCACTTTCTGTGAAttaaaagccaaaaatgaaGAGATTATGACTAATATCCATTGTTGTCTTTACTCTCCCCTTTTCAAGGAAATACAATTTGATGTGTTTAAGCCCTCCTCGTAACGTCCTAATTTCCCAGTGTGGGACTCCATTAGCTGCTGAAGAATAGATGGCATGAGTGGAGCAAATATCGATTGGCACAACAGTTTCCAACACGCGGTATTAATGTCAGAAAGAATAGGCCGTTACATTAGGCACAGAAATTCCTGTTGGAAtcaatagacacacacacagatgcacacactcagCTTCTGAGGCCAGCAGCGAAGGCCTAAGTGCTAAGATAATAACCATTTGATTGGGTTAAC
The nucleotide sequence above comes from Toxotes jaculatrix isolate fToxJac2 chromosome 22, fToxJac2.pri, whole genome shotgun sequence. Encoded proteins:
- the zcrb1 gene encoding zinc finger CCHC-type and RNA-binding motif-containing protein 1, which encodes MSGGLAPSKSTVYVSNLPFSLTNNDLHKLFTKYGKVVKVTIVKDKDTRQSKGVAFVLFLDRESAHNCARAINNKQLFGRTVKASIAVDNGRAAEFIRRRNYTDKSRCYECGDTGHLSYACPKNMLGEREPPKKKEKKKKKKAQQPEHIEEEEEEESEEEGEDPALDSLSQAIAFQQARIEEEEEKQKKQALLSQEDDACASTSSNSKKPRIKKSAYFSDEEELSD